The following proteins are encoded in a genomic region of Trypanosoma brucei gambiense DAL972 chromosome 8, complete sequence:
- a CDS encoding 50S ribosomal protein L17, putative, giving the protein MLRITLLVVGRAPPVIGCTRKARYAGIDDNPTITYKPWDTTEPLMADYGWTRGKLPKFRARSPFHRQQIARRMVTEMIRKDYCIVGGARAPALRILADHVVELAKAGDTDSRQQLAYFLHDPLMVDKAFDEYPRRFKDMNAKYAMMTRLKSRRRTDAVAMYFVEYKNRDMSDNHKGEDYSAGPERFFLPPRIVETEKGIQRPPHMQMAFDRWASKFKTEEFHHWWRLRHAKLRYWGVRNVPHPSDVDPLWTEKEEEEWHNEMLANTGEYEDLDLDDESYTAAGEGGEPSPAGDGPQPQRVG; this is encoded by the coding sequence ATGCTGAGGATTACGCTCCTAGTAGTTGGTAGGGCGCCACCAGTTATTGGGTGCACGCGCAAGGCCCGTTACGCTGGTATTGACGACAACCCCACAATTACCTACAAGCCGTGGGACACGACGGAGCCCCTCATGGCGGATTACGGCTGGACAAGAGGGAAGCTGCCAAAGTTTCGCGCCCGCAGCCCTTTCCACCGGCAACAAATCGCCCGTCGCATGGTCACAGAAATGATTCGAAAGGATTACTGCATTGTTGGAGGCGCACGTGCCCCAGCGCTACGAATTTTAGCAGACCACGTGGTGGAACTCGCGAAGGCGGGCGACACGGACTCGCGGCAGCAGCTTGCATATTTTCTGCATGACCCCCTGATGGTGGATAAGGCCTTTGATGAATACCCGCGTCGGTTCAAGGATATGAACGCGAAATATGCCATGATGACGCGCCTCAAGAGTCGCCGCCGTACCGACGCAGTGGCCATGTATTTCGTCGAGTACAAGAACCGGGATATGAGTGACAATCACAAGGGCGAAGACTACAGCGCAGGACCGGAGCGTTTTTTCCTCCCACCACGTATTGTGGAAACGGAGAAGGGCATTCAGCGTCCACCGCACATGCAAATGGCATTTGATCGTTGGGCAAGCAAATTCAAAACAGAAGAGTTTCACCATTGGTGGCGTCTCCGCCACGCGAAGCTGCGGTACTGGGGTGTGCGGAATGTGCCGCATCCAAGCGATGTTGATCCTCTATGGacagagaaggaggaagaggaatggCATAACGAAATGCTTGCAAACACGGGGGAATATGAAGACTTGGATCTTGACGATGAAAGCTACACAGCGGCGGGTGAGGGTGGGGAGCCGTCCCCCGCCGGTGATGGTCCGCAGCCACAGCGAGTCGGATGA
- a CDS encoding eukaryotic translation initiation factor 1A,putative, with product MPKNMGKGGKSFKAGNAKGIMQNQKREIVLANPDENEEYAQVKKPLGNLRLELQLADGSKVIGVIRGAMVRKVWIGQGDVVLVSKREFNENDVVDVIHRYTPQEVRKLVKKEIIPRDFRSADERDANNAHSDYVFVAENDEDDDDDDDDDDAKVIDRHKVVLDDPLANFDDL from the coding sequence ATGCCCAAGAATATGGGAAAGGGCGGCAAGTCCTTTAAAGCCGGTAACGCGAAGGGAATCATGCAAAACCAAAAGCGTGAGATCGTTTTGGCTAACCCtgatgaaaatgaggaatatGCGCAGGTGAAGAAACCTCTCGGTAATCTTCGACTTGAGCTGCAGTTAGCCGACGGTAGCAAAGTTATTGGTGTCATTCGAGGGGCGATGGTCCGCAAGGTTTGGATTGGTCAAGGTGATGTCGTGTTGGTTTCGAAGCGGGAGTTCAACGAaaatgatgttgttgatgttattCACCGTTACACGCCGCAGGAGGTGCGAAAACTTGTTAAGAAGGAAATTATCCCTCGTGACTTCCGCTCAGCAGACGAGCGCGACGCCAACAACGCCCACTCCGATTATGTGTTCGTGGCTGAGAATGACGAGgacgacgatgatgatgatgacgacgacGACGCCAAAGTCATCGACCGCCATAAGGTCGTCTTGGATGACCCGCTGGCAAACTTTGACGACCTCTGA